The Toxorhynchites rutilus septentrionalis strain SRP chromosome 3, ASM2978413v1, whole genome shotgun sequence genome includes a region encoding these proteins:
- the LOC129780406 gene encoding uncharacterized protein LOC129780406 translates to MSSNEKERRELILRTHFENPELSHRDIGKMLGIGQSTVSRVLKRYFENLIIDRKVENGKNGCSVSEKDHKRVVKQLRRDPRSSVRDVANKLNLSSSFVQRTKQREGLRTYKVQKAPNRDERQNMVGKTRARKLYTEMLTKPHCLVMDDETYVKADFRQLPGLLFFSAEDKFSVPEEIHKQKLSKFAKKYMVWQAICSCGKRSAPFVMTGTVNGQVYLKECLQKRLLPLLKQHEGPTISWPDLASCHYSKDVLEWYEANGVTFVSKEMNPPNAPELRPIEKYWAIMKQALRKNPKVVKSEADFKRKWISVQKKTTT, encoded by the coding sequence atgtcgtcgaacgaaaaagagcgtcgtgaattaatcctgcgcactcatttcgagaatccggagttgtcacatcgggacatcggtaagatgctgggaatcggccaatccacggtcagcagagtactaaaacgatacttcgagaacctaatcatcgaccggaaggtggagaacggcaaaaatggatgctccgtcagtgaaaaagatcacaagcgcgtagttaagcagctaagacgtgatccgagaagttcggtccgggatgtcgccaataagctgaatttgtcaagttcattcgtccagcggaccaagcagcgggagggcctgcgtacatacaaggttcagaaggctcctaaccgcgacgaaaggcaaaacatggtggggaagacgcgagcccggaagttgtacaccgaaatgctgacgaagccgcattgcctggtaatggacgacgaaacctacgtcaaagcggactttcgtcagctgccgggcctgttgttcttctccgcagaggacaaattcagcgttccggaggagattcacaagcagaaactatccaagtttgccaaaaagtacatggtgtggcaagcgatctgctcttgcggaaagcggagcgcccccttcgtgatgaccggcacggtaaacgggcaggtttaccttaaagagtgcctacagaagcgcttactaccactattgaagcagcacgaaggcccgaccatctcctggccggatctcgcttcgtgccactattcaaaggacgtgttggagtggtacgaagccaacggggtcaccttcgtgtcaaaggaaatgaacccgcccaacgcgccggagcttcgcccaatagagaaatattgggcgattatgaagcaggccctccggaagaacccaaaagttgtcaaatcggaggcggacttcaagagaaaatggatttctgttcaaaaaaaaactacaacctga